One region of Azoarcus sp. CIB genomic DNA includes:
- a CDS encoding L-lactate permease, translating to MVWQQLYDPFNNIWLSSAVAAIPVVVMLVGLGFLHMKAHVAAALGLGSALLIAIFVFGMPAAMAGNATLYGAMFGLLPIGWIVLNIIFLHQLTTENGSFKVLQQSLTGITDDRRLQLLLIAFSFGAFFEGAAGFGTPVAVTGAILIGLGFSPLAASGLALIANTAPVAYGALGTPVIALAAVTGLDLHQLSSMIGRQLPFFSVLVPFWLIWAFAGFRGMIQIWPAILVTGVSFAIPQFLVSNFHGPWLVDVVAAIVSMVTLILFLKVWKPKKVWTSTALQGRKDDSASQVAPEPVKAASNVRPDRRAVIAAWIPWVVLTVFVFIWGVPDFKKWLDTISVFKIPFSGLHQLIEKVPPVVAAPHKETAIYTFNWLSATGSGIFLAAIVSGLLMKFSLGQLFGVYWRTIKLVKMSLLTIVIMLGLGYLTRYSGLDATLGLAFANTGALYPLFGTLLGWLGVALTGSDTAANVLFGGLQKVTAEQLGLNPILMASANSSGGVMGKMIDAQSIVVASTATRWFGHEGDILRYVFFHSIALAILVGLLVTLQAYVPPFTLLVPTP from the coding sequence GTGGTCTGGCAACAGCTTTACGATCCATTCAACAACATCTGGCTATCCAGCGCAGTCGCGGCGATCCCCGTCGTCGTGATGCTCGTCGGCCTCGGTTTCCTACACATGAAAGCCCACGTCGCCGCAGCACTGGGCCTGGGCAGCGCACTCCTGATCGCGATCTTCGTGTTCGGGATGCCGGCCGCGATGGCAGGCAATGCCACGCTCTACGGCGCCATGTTCGGCCTGCTGCCGATCGGCTGGATCGTGCTCAACATCATCTTTCTGCATCAGCTCACGACCGAGAACGGTTCGTTCAAGGTGCTGCAGCAAAGCCTCACCGGCATCACCGATGACCGCCGCCTGCAACTGCTGCTGATCGCCTTCAGCTTCGGCGCGTTCTTCGAGGGCGCGGCCGGGTTCGGCACCCCCGTTGCCGTGACCGGCGCGATCCTGATCGGCCTGGGCTTCTCGCCGCTGGCCGCTTCCGGCCTCGCCCTCATCGCGAACACTGCTCCGGTGGCCTACGGCGCGCTCGGCACGCCGGTGATCGCACTGGCCGCCGTCACGGGCCTCGACCTCCACCAGCTTTCGTCGATGATCGGCCGTCAGCTGCCATTCTTCTCGGTGCTGGTGCCGTTCTGGCTGATCTGGGCGTTTGCCGGCTTCCGCGGCATGATCCAGATCTGGCCCGCGATCCTCGTGACCGGCGTGTCGTTCGCGATCCCGCAGTTCCTTGTGTCGAACTTCCACGGCCCGTGGCTGGTGGACGTCGTTGCTGCGATCGTCTCGATGGTCACCCTGATCCTCTTCCTGAAGGTGTGGAAGCCGAAGAAAGTGTGGACCTCGACCGCGCTGCAGGGCCGCAAGGACGACTCCGCAAGCCAGGTGGCTCCGGAACCCGTCAAGGCTGCCTCGAACGTGCGCCCGGATCGCCGCGCGGTGATCGCCGCGTGGATACCCTGGGTCGTTCTCACCGTCTTCGTGTTCATCTGGGGCGTCCCGGATTTCAAGAAGTGGCTGGACACGATCTCGGTCTTCAAGATCCCCTTCAGCGGCCTGCACCAGCTGATCGAGAAGGTTCCGCCGGTCGTGGCCGCTCCCCACAAGGAAACTGCGATCTACACCTTCAACTGGCTCTCGGCGACCGGTAGCGGAATTTTCCTCGCCGCGATCGTCTCGGGCCTGTTGATGAAGTTCAGCCTGGGGCAACTCTTCGGTGTCTACTGGCGCACCATCAAGCTCGTCAAGATGTCCCTGCTGACCATCGTGATCATGCTGGGCCTCGGCTACCTGACCCGCTACTCGGGCCTCGACGCAACGCTGGGCCTCGCCTTCGCGAACACCGGCGCGCTGTACCCGCTGTTCGGCACCCTGCTCGGCTGGCTGGGCGTCGCGCTGACCGGTTCGGACACCGCCGCGAACGTGCTGTTCGGCGGCCTGCAGAAGGTCACGGCGGAACAACTCGGGCTGAACCCGATCCTAATGGCGTCGGCGAACAGCTCAGGCGGCGTGATGGGCAAGATGATCGATGCCCAGTCGATCGTCGTGGCGAGTACCGCCACCCGCTGGTTCGGCCACGAAGGCGACATCCTGCGCTACGTGTTCTTCCACTCGATCGCGCTGGCCATCCTCGTCGGCCTGCTGGTGACCCTGCAGGCGTACGTGCCGCCCTTCACCCTGCTGGTGCCGACGCCTTAA
- a CDS encoding lipoprotein-releasing ABC transporter permease subunit: protein MRYELLVGLRYTRSRKRAQGRNRFISFISLVSMLGTGLGVAALIVVLSVMNGFQEELRTRILGVASHIQISGPGGELESWQQVADTASRHPDVRAAAPYVQEQAMLSFEQVVRGTLVRGVLPDAEEKVADFARHMRAGRFDALQPGRFGIVLGRDLAFALRVQVGDKVTLIAPQGLVTPAAVLPRVKQFEVVGIFEAGMYEYDSGLALVHMQDAQVLYRLGERVSGVRLKLDDLFAAPRVARELVGSMESDLAVSDWTRSHANFFRAVALEKTMMTIILFLIVAVAAFNIVSTLVMAVQEKYADIAILRTLGASPGSIMAIFVLQGAIIGLVGLAGGVIGGLLLANNLDVIIPALETLTGATLWNKEIYYISELPSKVLQSDVVTIVSVSFVLTLVATLYPSWRASRVNPAEALRYE, encoded by the coding sequence ATGCGATACGAATTACTGGTTGGACTGCGTTACACCCGGTCGCGCAAACGCGCCCAGGGTCGCAATCGCTTCATTTCCTTCATCTCCCTCGTGTCGATGCTTGGCACGGGTCTGGGTGTCGCGGCGCTGATCGTCGTGCTGTCCGTGATGAACGGCTTCCAGGAAGAGTTGCGCACGCGCATTCTGGGGGTGGCCTCGCATATCCAGATCTCCGGTCCCGGCGGTGAACTCGAGTCGTGGCAGCAGGTGGCCGACACGGCGAGCCGGCATCCGGATGTGCGGGCGGCGGCTCCCTATGTCCAGGAACAGGCCATGCTGTCCTTCGAACAGGTGGTACGCGGCACGCTCGTGCGCGGCGTGCTGCCGGACGCCGAGGAGAAGGTGGCGGACTTCGCGCGCCACATGCGCGCGGGCCGCTTCGACGCGCTGCAACCCGGCCGCTTCGGCATCGTCCTGGGGCGCGACCTGGCCTTCGCCCTGCGCGTCCAGGTCGGCGACAAGGTGACCCTCATCGCGCCGCAGGGGCTCGTGACGCCGGCTGCGGTGCTGCCGCGGGTCAAGCAGTTCGAAGTGGTCGGCATCTTCGAGGCCGGCATGTACGAATACGATTCGGGACTGGCGCTGGTGCACATGCAGGACGCACAGGTGCTGTACCGGTTGGGCGAGCGCGTCAGCGGCGTGCGTCTCAAGCTCGACGACCTCTTCGCCGCACCGCGCGTGGCGCGGGAACTGGTCGGATCGATGGAATCCGACCTCGCCGTCAGCGACTGGACGCGCAGCCACGCCAATTTCTTCCGGGCGGTGGCGCTGGAGAAGACGATGATGACGATCATCCTCTTCCTGATCGTCGCGGTCGCGGCCTTCAACATCGTCTCGACGCTGGTGATGGCAGTGCAGGAAAAGTATGCGGACATCGCGATCCTGCGCACGCTGGGTGCGAGCCCCGGTTCGATCATGGCGATCTTCGTGCTGCAGGGCGCGATCATCGGGCTCGTGGGCCTTGCGGGCGGCGTGATCGGCGGCCTGCTGCTGGCGAACAATCTCGACGTGATCATCCCCGCGCTCGAGACGCTCACCGGCGCGACGCTGTGGAACAAGGAGATCTACTACATCAGCGAGCTGCCGTCGAAGGTGCTGCAGTCGGACGTCGTCACCATCGTGTCGGTGTCCTTCGTCCTGACCCTGGTTGCGACCCTGTATCCGAGCTGGCGCGCGAGCCGCGTGAATCCCGCCGAGGCGCTGCGCTATGAGTGA
- a CDS encoding universal stress protein — protein sequence MYKRILVAVDDSATSNAALDEAITLAKALGATLRIVHVADEAPVRAAVGLEAILDVAQVEDAMRKAGTALLDAAVKKAADAGVQADSALLESEDKIELAHKRVAEWIVEGANAWQADVIVAGTHGRRGFARLFVGNVAEDLVRLATTSLVLVRGK from the coding sequence ATGTACAAGAGGATTCTGGTCGCGGTCGATGACAGCGCGACCTCCAATGCTGCCCTGGACGAGGCGATCACGCTCGCCAAGGCGCTCGGCGCAACCCTGCGCATCGTGCACGTCGCCGACGAGGCGCCCGTCCGCGCTGCGGTGGGGCTGGAGGCGATCCTGGACGTCGCCCAGGTCGAAGATGCCATGCGCAAGGCCGGCACGGCCCTGCTCGACGCAGCAGTGAAGAAGGCCGCAGATGCCGGCGTGCAGGCCGATTCGGCGCTGCTCGAAAGCGAAGACAAGATCGAACTCGCGCACAAGCGCGTCGCCGAATGGATCGTCGAAGGCGCGAACGCCTGGCAGGCGGACGTGATCGTCGCCGGAACGCATGGGCGCCGCGGGTTCGCGCGCTTGTTCGTCGGCAACGTGGCCGAGGATCTGGTTCGCCTCGCCACCACTTCGCTGGTGCTCGTGCGCGGAAAATAA